A region of the Candidatus Zixiibacteriota bacterium genome:
ACCCTGGAGCAGCCGAGAGGCAGGAACGCGAGATTTGGCGGTTCTTGCGCTTCGAGACGGTCGAGCACCGGCTTTCATCGAGCTATCCCGATCGATACCTGCTGCGGGGCGCCGATCCATCGTCTTCGTGGCCCGCAAGGTGCTCCCGGCGTCCCGCGTCAATCGCAACTGCGGAATTCGGGATGAGCCCGGGCCGACGATCGCCTCCGAGCAGGCCGTTTTTCTTCTACGGCTGGGTCATCGTCGCGGTGGGTTTCCTCGCCCACCTCGTGTGCGCGTTCCACCTCTCGAGCACGCTCAGCGTTTTTTTGCGCCCGCTGACCGAGGATCTCGGCGTCTCCCGCGGCGTGTTTTCCCTGCTCCGTTCTGGGGAGATCCTCATCGGCGCCGCAGTCGCCCCCTTCGTGGGGCCGCTCGTGGACCGTTACGGCGGACGGTGGCTGATGGCCGGCGGCGCGCTGCTTGCCGGATGCGGCTTTCTTCTTCTCGGTCAGGTTACGGCCTTCTGGCAGTTCCTTCTCGTGCGGTGGCTGTTCGTGACCGTCGGCGGCGTCTTCATGTGCCACATGGTCGTGACCGTGACGATCTCGCGCTGGTTCGTGCGCATGCGGGGGCGCGCGATCGCGATGGCGAGCCTTGGCCAGGGGCTGTCCAAGGTCGGCATCCCGTTCGTTACCGCGGCGCTGTTCGCTTGGGTCGGTTGGCGGCAGACCTGGGGCATATTCGGCGTCGTCACGGTGGCGCTCGTGGTGATCCCCGCCGTCTTGTTCATGCGCCGCAGTCCCGAGGAGATGGGGCTCTGGCCCGACGGCGCCCCCGAACCGCCCTCGACCGGTGCCGCCGCAGGCGCCGCTCGTTTGCCCTCCGGGGCGGATGCGCTTTCCGCAGAAGAGGCGGTCTGGAGCCGAGCGCAGGTGCTTCGCGGCGCCACGTTCTGGGTGATTTGCTTCATGTTCGGCATCGCCAACGTGGGGATTGCCGGCCTGAACCTTCACGTCTTCGCCTACCTCTTGGACATCGGCCACTCCGCCGTCACCGCGGCGACGGCGTTGAGCCTCATAGCTTCGACCCAGCTCGCCTCGACCCTGGCATGGGGTTTTCTGAGCGAGCGGATGGAAATCCGCCGCTGCATCATGGTGATGTTTTTCGTCCAGGCGGCCGGGCTGGGGGGCGCGATCGCGACGGCGCGTGTCGAGGCCATCTACGCCGGCTTTTTTTTCTACGGGATCGGGTTGGGCGGAAGCTGGGTGCTGCAGGAGCTGATCTGGGCGGCCTACTACGGCCGCCGGTCGCTGGGGCTTGTGCGCGGGCTGGGAATGTCGGTCACCAACGGCTTCGGCGCCGCCGGCGCGCCTTTTTTCGGCTTCCTGTTCGACGTTTCCGGAAGCTACATGCTCTCGTTCGTTCTCTTTGCCGTTGCGCTCGTGGGCTCCGCGCTACTCGCGCTTGTCATCCCGCCGCCGGGAACGGGAAAGGCGGCGGCGCACGCCTAGGGTACCGGTCTGATCCGACAGAGATAGGAGCGATGCGGCAGGGAGCCGCTGATGGGGTCGGTGAGGTCGGACCCGACGAGGGTTGCGGGGTTGGCGCCGCAGCGCTCGTAGGGATCGTAGCCGGGCAGCTCCAGGACCCTGCACTCCTGCCACCAGCCGTGCTGGCAGCAGACGACTCCAGGAACGATGTTCTCGGTGACGCGGGCTCGCACCGTGATCGCTCCCCGGGGAGTCTCCACCATCATCCAGCCGCCCGGCGCAACACCGTAACGCTCGGCGGTCTCGGGATGGATTTCCGCCGCGGGCTCGGGTGACGCCTTGCGCAGCCCGGGGAGCGCCCGGAGCTGGCTGTGGACGTAGGTCGTTACCTTGGCGTTGGTGAGCACCAGGGGATACTCCGCCGCGATATCCGGGCGGCTCAAGGGACTCAGAGCCGGCTCGACGTATTGCGGCAGGGGCGGAAAACCGTGCGCAGCGAAAGTATGGCAATACAGCTCCACTCTTCTCGACGGCGTGGAAAATCCCCGCGGCCTTCCGCTTGCGTCTTTCCGCGCGTGCTTTTCGTAGCCGGGCTCGAGCCGAAGAGAGATTCCCCCCGGATGGCGCTTCAGCTGTTCGAGCGTGATGCCGGAGGGTTCGAGCTCGTGCTGGTAGCCCGCTTCGATATCTCCATCCCAGAATTGCTCGCCGAGGCCGAGCCTCCTGGCGAGCTCGAAAACGATCCAGGTATCCGAGCGGCGCTCGAAGAGCGGTTCGACGACGGCCGGTCGATACTGCAGATGGGTCTTACCCGCCCGCCGGTGCTCGAAGCCGGTCGCAAGGTTCGACATCTCCAGGAAGCTCGTCGCCGGCAGCACATAGTCGCAAAGCTCCGCCGTAGGGGTCATGAAAAGATCGACGGCCGCCGCAAACTCCAGCGCGCGCAACGCCTCCCGGCCGCGGTGCGGATCGGCGTTGGAGAGAATCGAGTTGGAGCCAAAGTTAAGCAGCGCTTTGACGGGGTAGGGGCGTTCCTCGAGAATCGCCGTGAAAAGATCGTAGGCGGTGCAGTTGCCCGGTCTGGCGGGCGGGCCGAGCGGTTTTCGCTCCCGTCCGATGCGCGCCTCGGCGGCGGCTTTCGGCAAGAATTCCTTGCCGCCGACGTCGTTGACGGGCGTTCGCGGGAAGACGACGTTGCCGCCGACGCGGTCGTAGTCGCCCATGAGGGCGTAGAGGCACGCGACGGCGCGGCTCGTTTGCGTGGCGTTGGTGTGCTGTCCGAGCCCGTTCCACATATAGAGGCTCACGGGCCGATTGTGCGCGAGCAGCAGCGCCGCCTGCCAGACCTGCGCCGCCGGGACCCAGGTGATCGCCTCCGAGCGTTCGGGCGAGTACCGCGCCGCCATCCCCGCGAGGGCGGCAAAGACCGGAGTACACGGCACGGTCCGTCCGTTCAGGCGCAGGTCGCGAACGCCGAAGAGGGCCGGCCGGATGCCGTCGCGGTCGAAGCCCCCGCAAGCGGGGTCGTAAACCCCGGGCGCGTCCCTGGTTTCGTCCCATACCACGAAGCGGGCGGGCGACCCGTCCGGGACGAGATCGGCTTCCGTAACGAGCGCCCCGTCCTTTTTCATCAAGAACGGGCCGTTGGTCCAGCGCCGCGCAAACTCGGCGTCGTACCAGCTTTCCTCCATGAAGCAATGGATGAGCGCCAGCGCGAGCGCTCCGTCCGCCCCCGGCCGGACCTGGAGCAGGAGATCGGCGTTGGCGCCGATGCCGATCCGTCTCGGGTCGATCACGACGGTCTTCATTCCGCGCTTGCGCGCGGCGACGATGTCACGCGCAAGGATGAGGGAAGTCGAGCTCGGGTTGTGACCCCAGAGGAGAAAGCTCTTGCTGTGCTCCAGGTCGGGCGTGGGCAGGTTGGTTCCAAAGGTGTAGGCGAAGCCGGTGTCCTTGTGCCAGTTGCAGACGTGCGTGGTCGACACCCAGTTGGGGCTCCCGAAGAGGTAGAGAAAGCGGCCGAGCCAGCGCTCGGCATCGTCAACCGAAGTGCCGCTGCGGGTTCCCTTTGCAAGCGCAACCGCCCTGGCTCCGTGGCGCTCGCGGACGGCCGCCAGACGGGCCGCGATGTCGTCCAGGGCTTCGTCCCAGCTCACGCGTCGCCAACCGGGATCGGCGTCGCTCTTGGGGCGGCTCCGCTTGAGCGGATGGTTGAGTCGCTGCGGGCTGTAGACGAGCTCAGGAGCGGCTTTTCCCTTGAGGCACATCACGCCGCCGTTCGGGTGATCGGGATCGGGGTCGAGACGCACCACGCGCCCGGCTTCCACGGTCGCAATCGTGGCGCAGTGAGCCGTGCAAAGCGCGCAATAACCCCGCACCCGGCGACTTTCTCCGGCGGTTTGGCGAAGTTCGCCCGTCATGAACGTCGCGCCGTCTACCCGCGGTTTGGCTTGCC
Encoded here:
- a CDS encoding MFS transporter, with the translated sequence MSPGRRSPPSRPFFFYGWVIVAVGFLAHLVCAFHLSSTLSVFLRPLTEDLGVSRGVFSLLRSGEILIGAAVAPFVGPLVDRYGGRWLMAGGALLAGCGFLLLGQVTAFWQFLLVRWLFVTVGGVFMCHMVVTVTISRWFVRMRGRAIAMASLGQGLSKVGIPFVTAALFAWVGWRQTWGIFGVVTVALVVIPAVLFMRRSPEEMGLWPDGAPEPPSTGAAAGAARLPSGADALSAEEAVWSRAQVLRGATFWVICFMFGIANVGIAGLNLHVFAYLLDIGHSAVTAATALSLIASTQLASTLAWGFLSERMEIRRCIMVMFFVQAAGLGGAIATARVEAIYAGFFFYGIGLGGSWVLQELIWAAYYGRRSLGLVRGLGMSVTNGFGAAGAPFFGFLFDVSGSYMLSFVLFAVALVGSALLALVIPPPGTGKAAAHA
- a CDS encoding molybdopterin-dependent oxidoreductase, giving the protein MTGELRQTAGESRRVRGYCALCTAHCATIATVEAGRVVRLDPDPDHPNGGVMCLKGKAAPELVYSPQRLNHPLKRSRPKSDADPGWRRVSWDEALDDIAARLAAVRERHGARAVALAKGTRSGTSVDDAERWLGRFLYLFGSPNWVSTTHVCNWHKDTGFAYTFGTNLPTPDLEHSKSFLLWGHNPSSTSLILARDIVAARKRGMKTVVIDPRRIGIGANADLLLQVRPGADGALALALIHCFMEESWYDAEFARRWTNGPFLMKKDGALVTEADLVPDGSPARFVVWDETRDAPGVYDPACGGFDRDGIRPALFGVRDLRLNGRTVPCTPVFAALAGMAARYSPERSEAITWVPAAQVWQAALLLAHNRPVSLYMWNGLGQHTNATQTSRAVACLYALMGDYDRVGGNVVFPRTPVNDVGGKEFLPKAAAEARIGRERKPLGPPARPGNCTAYDLFTAILEERPYPVKALLNFGSNSILSNADPHRGREALRALEFAAAVDLFMTPTAELCDYVLPATSFLEMSNLATGFEHRRAGKTHLQYRPAVVEPLFERRSDTWIVFELARRLGLGEQFWDGDIEAGYQHELEPSGITLEQLKRHPGGISLRLEPGYEKHARKDASGRPRGFSTPSRRVELYCHTFAAHGFPPLPQYVEPALSPLSRPDIAAEYPLVLTNAKVTTYVHSQLRALPGLRKASPEPAAEIHPETAERYGVAPGGWMMVETPRGAITVRARVTENIVPGVVCCQHGWWQECRVLELPGYDPYERCGANPATLVGSDLTDPISGSLPHRSYLCRIRPVP